A genomic region of Xanthomonas fragariae contains the following coding sequences:
- a CDS encoding helix-turn-helix domain-containing protein yields the protein MKKRRKTLRLSQKALGVLMGLPEDVAAVRINRYERAVHECDSETAQKMADALGVSLAYLYAETEELAELIQEFMQLPTKDQHALLADIKSRSQLSRKK from the coding sequence ATGAAGAAGCGGAGGAAGACACTTCGGCTTAGCCAGAAGGCGTTAGGAGTGCTCATGGGACTACCAGAAGATGTTGCAGCCGTTCGAATCAATCGATACGAGCGGGCAGTGCACGAGTGCGACAGCGAGACCGCCCAGAAGATGGCTGATGCGCTGGGCGTCTCTCTTGCCTACCTCTATGCAGAGACGGAAGAACTAGCAGAACTCATCCAGGAGTTCATGCAGCTTCCCACCAAAGATCAGCACGCGCTTTTGGCTGACATCAAGTCACGCTCGCAACTGTCGCGGAAAAAATAG
- a CDS encoding N-acetylmuramoyl-L-alanine amidase: MKVGLTKASLHSIAVVFMLSLSGGVFAQEKVLQENMTTGQKRQLESDLTGLVQDVLNENNFKYGPSRKTKFKLTYDQLKDTIYIDFDKSAIPKEHTPSFDEDLQLIFQTVSDAVGQSVPVSEIKFLFGGFDIYHYFPEDRIPVENPGKGMAARSQKSAANPVMLISAGHGLVLVNATNPAKAAWAYQRPTINNQIEDLQTSVLASAVATSVSARSSNVTQYLARSTSNDAYNEACSGTPVVCPPFKNMAGRYYIKSLLPDNPEIWNSYSAENKRNSKDHEYDDIRSRGLYANHVQADQMITIHTNAASKEGTPQTTASGSRLFYNSSKAGASTLASNLTCAMKEIINSNSTYANWAVTTQQPTTLYGENNFANLPAVVVEVGFKDNVNDATAMADTVFQGLMAKGIEKGARLSRESKVCKPFKLLSAANISGPNRTRPPVVVKFEGFPQYPIKVHAHVASCPTGTCNDADFTINSTTDNTFTWNFGCNSSASAASITYGVETTAVDADGVKVAAVKSNVTCQKVVASS, translated from the coding sequence ATGAAAGTTGGTCTTACAAAAGCCTCGCTGCATAGCATTGCCGTTGTTTTCATGCTTTCCCTGAGTGGCGGCGTTTTTGCTCAGGAAAAGGTGTTGCAAGAAAATATGACCACAGGACAGAAAAGGCAATTGGAGTCGGATCTGACTGGGTTGGTGCAAGACGTATTAAATGAAAATAATTTCAAGTATGGGCCTTCAAGAAAAACTAAATTTAAGCTGACTTACGACCAGCTGAAAGATACGATCTATATCGATTTCGATAAATCTGCGATCCCTAAAGAACACACCCCTTCATTCGACGAAGATTTGCAACTCATTTTTCAAACCGTCAGTGATGCCGTAGGCCAATCTGTTCCCGTGTCCGAGATTAAGTTTCTCTTCGGCGGTTTTGATATCTATCATTATTTTCCCGAAGATCGCATTCCGGTGGAAAATCCAGGCAAAGGCATGGCGGCTCGCTCACAGAAATCTGCCGCAAACCCAGTGATGCTCATTTCAGCAGGGCATGGGCTTGTGCTGGTCAATGCCACCAATCCTGCCAAAGCCGCGTGGGCATACCAGCGGCCTACAATCAACAATCAGATTGAAGATCTGCAAACATCTGTTCTTGCATCAGCAGTTGCAACGAGCGTTTCTGCACGCAGTAGCAACGTCACACAGTATCTTGCAAGATCTACTTCAAACGACGCTTATAACGAGGCATGCTCTGGGACCCCTGTGGTCTGCCCGCCTTTCAAAAATATGGCCGGCAGATACTATATCAAGAGTTTGCTGCCGGATAACCCGGAGATCTGGAACAGCTATTCTGCGGAAAACAAGCGGAACTCCAAAGATCATGAATATGATGACATCCGTTCGCGAGGCTTGTATGCGAATCATGTTCAAGCTGACCAGATGATCACCATTCATACGAATGCAGCATCCAAGGAAGGCACTCCCCAGACCACTGCCTCAGGTAGTCGCTTATTTTATAATAGTAGTAAAGCCGGTGCTTCCACGTTGGCATCAAATCTTACTTGTGCCATGAAAGAGATCATCAATTCGAATTCGACATATGCAAATTGGGCTGTTACGACTCAACAGCCGACGACTCTTTACGGTGAGAATAACTTCGCAAATCTTCCGGCAGTGGTCGTTGAGGTAGGCTTTAAAGATAATGTCAACGACGCAACTGCGATGGCCGACACAGTGTTTCAAGGGCTGATGGCTAAGGGTATTGAGAAAGGTGCGCGCCTTTCAAGAGAGTCAAAAGTCTGTAAGCCATTTAAGTTGCTCAGCGCTGCCAACATTAGTGGTCCCAATAGAACTCGTCCGCCGGTCGTAGTAAAGTTCGAAGGCTTTCCACAATATCCGATCAAAGTCCATGCCCATGTGGCCAGCTGTCCGACTGGCACTTGCAATGATGCAGACTTTACTATTAATTCAACAACTGATAATACGTTCACTTGGAACTTCGGGTGTAACTCATCCGCGTCGGCTGCATCCATCACCTACGGCGTCGAAACAACAGCGGTGGATGCTGATGGCGTCAAGGTGGCTGCCGTTAAATCCAATGTCACGTGTCAAAAAGTTGTCGCTAGCAGCTAA
- a CDS encoding DUF6216 family protein, translating to MEWLKFLTGEIAAGSIIALLSAAVFASWRSGSLHPINTRVLRLFISKDDIEDEVIRKNLADHSALAGFRMAHQIRVQTLRDAKALIGFSDLHNIPLKLIGHAGWAFDLKSHVIHPKRVHSKWWVILPFIPLAASIFLAVVLGVIATKDSLLVSLKETGTDLYISETEAKTTGLFSSRSDTLTIEQCKNTADKQVIPPTFDPRDLKILCEVWKDPVLKSHLAKEVPKQKRASLFAFPVLLWCAWLFYTICRELISANKLRDLLEERQLGTSQ from the coding sequence ATGGAATGGCTTAAATTTTTAACAGGCGAGATCGCTGCTGGCTCCATCATTGCTCTTCTTTCGGCAGCTGTATTTGCATCCTGGCGCTCGGGCTCTCTTCATCCTATCAACACCCGTGTGCTACGTCTTTTTATCAGTAAAGACGACATCGAAGACGAAGTCATTCGGAAGAATTTGGCGGATCACTCCGCACTTGCTGGATTTCGAATGGCACATCAAATTCGCGTCCAAACGCTTAGAGACGCCAAGGCCCTGATTGGTTTTTCGGATTTGCACAATATCCCGCTCAAACTCATTGGGCATGCCGGCTGGGCATTTGATCTCAAAAGCCATGTCATCCACCCGAAGCGAGTTCACTCTAAGTGGTGGGTGATTCTTCCATTCATCCCTCTCGCAGCATCGATTTTTCTTGCTGTCGTCTTGGGTGTGATTGCAACAAAAGATAGCTTATTGGTTAGCTTGAAAGAGACAGGGACCGATTTATATATTTCAGAAACTGAGGCAAAAACGACAGGGCTTTTTTCAAGCAGGAGCGACACTTTAACTATCGAACAGTGCAAAAACACTGCCGACAAACAAGTCATCCCGCCCACATTCGACCCGAGAGATCTTAAAATCCTTTGCGAGGTGTGGAAAGACCCTGTCCTCAAATCACATTTAGCGAAAGAAGTGCCTAAGCAAAAGCGTGCGTCACTGTTTGCCTTCCCGGTCTTGCTATGGTGCGCTTGGCTCTTCTATACCATATGTAGAGAGTTGATCTCTGCAAATAAACTTAGAGATCTTCTAGAAGAGCGTCAGCTGGGCACAAGCCAATAG